A genomic segment from Deinococcus sp. YIM 77859 encodes:
- a CDS encoding TVP38/TMEM64 family protein, protein MTLAAPRSARVLRAVLLGAGVVLLAGPLLLPEVRDFVQRAYLALVSRDPAVTRAFVDGLGWAGPLAILLGFVLQAVFPVLPALVMTAVTARAYGPVEGFFLVYLGTLLGAAAGYGLGRALGDTLVRMLAGERARSAAQAFALRYGVSGVLLVRLMPVLSADVLNLVAGAARMPFRAFLLATGAGALPVTALVVWLSGSMRRLAWGLGLLSAGVALGVGVRWWLARRALTGAKVE, encoded by the coding sequence GTGACCCTCGCGGCCCCCCGCTCCGCCCGTGTTCTTCGCGCCGTGTTGCTGGGGGCGGGTGTGGTCCTGCTCGCTGGGCCGCTGCTGCTGCCGGAGGTGCGCGACTTCGTGCAGCGGGCCTACCTGGCCCTTGTCTCCCGTGATCCCGCCGTCACCCGGGCCTTTGTGGACGGGCTGGGCTGGGCGGGGCCGCTTGCCATCCTGCTCGGCTTTGTGCTTCAGGCGGTGTTTCCGGTGCTGCCCGCACTGGTGATGACGGCGGTGACGGCACGGGCCTACGGTCCGGTGGAGGGCTTTTTCCTCGTGTACCTCGGCACGCTGCTGGGGGCCGCGGCCGGGTACGGCCTGGGCCGCGCGCTGGGGGACACGCTGGTGCGGATGCTGGCAGGAGAACGTGCCCGCAGCGCGGCGCAGGCCTTTGCCCTGCGCTACGGGGTGTCGGGCGTGCTGCTGGTGCGCCTGATGCCGGTGCTGTCGGCCGACGTGCTGAACCTGGTGGCGGGTGCGGCGCGCATGCCTTTTCGGGCCTTTTTGCTGGCGACAGGGGCGGGGGCGCTCCCGGTCACGGCGCTGGTGGTGTGGCTGAGTGGCAGCATGCGGCGTCTCGCCTGGGGCCTGGGGCTTCTCTCGGCGGGTGTGGCGCTGGGGGTAGGGGTACGCTGGTGGCTGGCCCGCCGCGCCCTGACCGGGGCCAAAGTCGAGTAA
- a CDS encoding polyprenyl synthetase family protein, with protein MHPDLLPRVLSLLPERRDRPELQAFWAMLRDYPERGGKGLRSQLLLASARAHGALPGTAAWEGALWLAAGLELFQNWVLIHDDIEDDSEERRGRPALHRLHGVPLAINVGDALHASMWAAVHRAGVPGAMEEFLNMVWRTAEGQHLDLTWVQERSWALGESDYLAMVRLKTALYTVVAPLRLGALAAGVTPDERFTAAGEALGAAFQIRDDVLNLAGDPAKYGKEIGGDLWEGKRTLIVLHWLAQAPQEQRQVFLEQMRRDRAQKDETAMAAIHRWLLASGSVQYAQAYADAQARKGLAQLTEALGDAPDPQAAQELLAQVRGLATREA; from the coding sequence ATGCACCCCGACCTGCTTCCCCGCGTGCTGTCTCTGCTGCCTGAGCGCCGTGACCGCCCGGAACTGCAAGCCTTTTGGGCCATGCTGCGCGACTATCCCGAGCGCGGCGGCAAAGGCCTGCGCTCCCAGCTGCTTCTCGCCAGTGCCCGCGCCCATGGAGCCTTGCCCGGCACGGCGGCTTGGGAAGGAGCACTGTGGCTCGCGGCGGGTCTGGAACTCTTTCAGAACTGGGTGCTGATCCACGACGACATCGAGGACGACTCGGAGGAGCGCCGGGGCCGGCCCGCCCTGCACCGCCTGCACGGGGTACCCTTGGCGATCAACGTGGGAGACGCCCTGCACGCCTCCATGTGGGCGGCCGTTCACCGCGCGGGGGTGCCGGGCGCCATGGAAGAATTTCTGAACATGGTCTGGCGCACGGCAGAAGGCCAGCACCTCGACCTGACCTGGGTGCAGGAGCGCAGCTGGGCGCTGGGAGAAAGCGACTACCTGGCGATGGTGCGCCTCAAAACGGCCCTGTACACGGTGGTCGCGCCGCTGCGGCTGGGCGCACTCGCCGCCGGGGTGACGCCGGACGAGCGCTTTACGGCGGCGGGTGAAGCGCTGGGCGCAGCCTTCCAGATCCGTGACGACGTGCTGAACCTGGCCGGCGATCCCGCCAAGTACGGCAAGGAGATCGGCGGCGACCTCTGGGAGGGCAAACGCACCCTGATCGTGCTGCACTGGCTGGCTCAGGCGCCACAGGAGCAGCGGCAGGTCTTTTTGGAGCAGATGCGCCGTGACCGAGCCCAAAAGGACGAAACGGCCATGGCGGCCATCCACCGCTGGCTGCTGGCGAGCGGCAGCGTGCAGTACGCCCAGGCCTATGCCGACGCGCAGGCCCGCAAGGGGCTCGCCCAGCTCACCGAGGCGCTGGGGGACGCGCCTGACCCGCAGGCGGCTCAGGAACTCCTCGCTCAGGTGCGGGGGCTGGCGACACGAGAAGCGTAG
- a CDS encoding N-formylglutamate amidohydrolase, giving the protein MPPDRDRLLILTPHPSGALPADVLREMLGEDAFDLNKRAAFLTRLFKEGDPYTDLIYAVPGARYLEAPWSRFAADLNRERDDHADNGVLKLTDFARRPLYPAGFTLTPGRRERRLRRLWDAFDAQVGTELDGAALMIVGHSMASRGPALGPDPGQPRPALTLMPGTERAPTFPRNRWEALQAACAEAFAPVLTGDLTRVAVGDPWTTDTLSARWNARTGVPAFGLEINVALYLSEEGEPRPQDIRALARAFEHFADAALELV; this is encoded by the coding sequence ATGCCCCCCGACCGTGACCGCCTCCTGATCCTCACGCCGCACCCGTCCGGGGCGCTGCCCGCCGACGTGCTGCGGGAGATGCTGGGCGAGGACGCCTTCGATCTGAACAAGCGGGCAGCCTTCCTCACGCGGCTTTTCAAGGAGGGTGACCCGTATACCGATCTGATCTACGCGGTGCCCGGTGCGCGCTACCTGGAGGCCCCCTGGAGCCGCTTTGCCGCCGACCTCAACCGCGAGCGCGACGACCACGCGGACAACGGCGTGCTGAAGCTGACCGATTTCGCGCGGCGGCCGCTCTATCCGGCAGGCTTCACCCTGACGCCCGGGCGCCGCGAACGTCGGCTGCGCCGCCTCTGGGACGCCTTTGATGCGCAGGTGGGCACCGAGCTGGACGGCGCGGCGCTCATGATCGTGGGACACAGCATGGCCTCGCGCGGCCCGGCCCTCGGCCCGGACCCCGGCCAGCCGCGCCCCGCCCTGACGCTGATGCCCGGCACGGAGCGCGCGCCCACCTTCCCCCGGAACCGCTGGGAGGCGTTGCAAGCCGCCTGCGCCGAAGCCTTTGCGCCGGTCCTGACGGGTGACCTCACGCGGGTGGCGGTGGGTGACCCCTGGACCACCGACACCCTCAGCGCCCGCTGGAACGCCCGCACCGGTGTGCCCGCCTTCGGGCTGGAGATCAACGTGGCCCTCTACCTCAGCGAGGAAGGGGAACCCAGGCCGCAGGACATCCGCGCACTGGCCCGCGCCTTCGAGCACTTTGCGGACGCAGCGCTGGAACTGGTGTGA
- the recF gene encoding DNA replication and repair protein RecF (All proteins in this family for which functions are known are DNA-binding proteins that assist the filamentation of RecA onto DNA for the initiation of recombination or recombinational repair.) codes for MLGVRLSSLSTLNYRNLAPGTLHFPAGVTGVYGENGAGKTNLLEAAYLALTGLTDVTRLEQLIQSGEKEAYVRADVQQGGSLSIQEVGLGRGRRHLKVDGVRARTGDLPRGNAVWIRPEDSELVFGPPAGRRAYLDALLSRLSARYGQQLARYERTVAQRNAALRAGEDWAMHVWDEQLVKLGTDIMLFRRRALTRLDELAREANAQLGSRKPLTLSLSESTTPQTYAHDLASRRAEELSRGATVTGPHRDDLTLTLGEFPASEYASRGEGRTVALALRRAELELLAEKFGEKPVLLIDDFTAELDPGRRSFLLDLAASVPQAIVTGTERIPEAALTLHAQAGRFTEESRPAAVGVGA; via the coding sequence ATGCTGGGTGTGCGGCTCTCGTCTCTTTCCACCCTCAATTACCGGAATCTCGCGCCCGGCACGCTTCATTTTCCGGCGGGCGTGACCGGCGTGTACGGGGAGAACGGGGCAGGCAAAACCAACCTGCTGGAGGCGGCGTACCTGGCGTTGACCGGCCTGACGGACGTGACCCGGCTGGAACAGCTTATTCAGTCCGGCGAGAAGGAGGCGTACGTGCGCGCCGACGTGCAGCAGGGCGGCAGCCTCAGCATCCAGGAGGTCGGGCTGGGGCGCGGGCGCCGTCACCTCAAGGTGGACGGGGTGCGGGCCCGCACGGGCGATCTGCCGCGCGGCAACGCGGTGTGGATTCGTCCTGAGGACAGCGAACTGGTCTTTGGCCCCCCGGCGGGGCGGCGGGCCTACCTCGACGCGCTGCTTTCGCGCCTGAGCGCTCGCTACGGACAGCAGCTCGCTCGCTACGAGCGCACGGTCGCGCAGCGAAATGCGGCCCTGCGTGCCGGGGAAGACTGGGCCATGCACGTCTGGGATGAGCAGCTTGTCAAGCTCGGCACCGACATCATGCTGTTTCGCCGCCGCGCGCTGACCCGGCTGGACGAGCTCGCCCGCGAGGCCAATGCCCAGCTGGGCAGCCGCAAGCCCCTCACCCTGAGCCTGAGCGAGTCCACCACGCCCCAAACCTACGCGCACGACCTGGCCAGCCGCCGAGCCGAGGAGCTGAGCCGGGGAGCCACCGTCACCGGCCCGCACCGCGACGACCTGACGCTCACCCTGGGCGAGTTTCCTGCGAGCGAGTACGCCAGCCGGGGCGAGGGGCGCACCGTCGCGCTGGCCCTGCGCCGCGCCGAACTGGAACTGCTCGCGGAGAAGTTCGGGGAAAAGCCGGTCCTCCTGATCGACGACTTCACCGCCGAGCTCGACCCCGGGCGCCGCAGCTTCCTGCTCGACCTCGCTGCCAGCGTGCCGCAGGCCATCGTGACCGGCACCGAGCGAATTCCAGAAGCAGCGCTGACCCTGCACGCTCAGGCTGGCCGCTTCACCGAAGAAAGCCGCCCGGCAGCGGTGGGGGTGGGGGCATGA